A single Stutzerimonas stutzeri DNA region contains:
- a CDS encoding COG3650 family protein — translation MTLHRTLLLALLPIFSGCQSWPWSNETPGHPIERLQGELTRSEGVLSLRTCQGQRRIELLDTGATGLSDDALALLSDGGQALFADVRGRLISPANGPSQLQLTQVYRVQAEGHGCGEREFNQLTLRAGGHEPGWSVRVTAQGMLFERPDQAPLALPYLEEQLPGGQTSFSSEANRQRLNLWVAPQRCVDDATGAVSHLTAELRIDDQTLRGCGYYGGARNE, via the coding sequence ATGACCTTGCACCGCACCTTGCTGCTTGCCTTGCTGCCGATCTTCTCCGGCTGCCAATCCTGGCCCTGGAGCAATGAGACGCCCGGACATCCGATTGAACGGCTGCAGGGCGAGCTCACGCGCAGCGAGGGCGTGCTGTCGTTGCGCACCTGCCAGGGCCAACGCCGGATCGAACTGCTCGATACGGGCGCGACCGGATTGTCCGACGATGCGCTGGCGCTGCTGTCCGACGGTGGCCAGGCCCTGTTCGCCGACGTCCGTGGCAGACTGATTTCACCCGCCAATGGTCCCAGCCAGCTGCAGCTGACCCAGGTCTATCGCGTGCAGGCCGAAGGGCACGGCTGCGGCGAACGGGAATTCAACCAGCTGACCCTGCGCGCTGGCGGCCACGAACCGGGCTGGAGCGTTCGGGTCACGGCGCAGGGCATGTTGTTCGAGCGTCCCGATCAGGCGCCGCTGGCCTTACCGTATCTGGAAGAACAGCTGCCGGGTGGCCAGACCAGTTTCAGCAGCGAAGCCAATCGCCAGCGCCTTAATCTCTGGGTTGCCCCGCAACGCTGTGTCGACGACGCGACCGGCGCGGTGAGCCATCTGACGGCCGAGCTTCGCATCGACGACCAAACCCTGCGTGGCTGCGGCTACTACGGCGGCGCGCGCAACGAATGA
- the dapC gene encoding succinyldiaminopimelate transaminase has protein sequence MNDDLSLLQPYPFEKLRALLADAQPPAEKRPIALSIGEPKHPSPDFVAQALAANLDQLAVYPSTLGIAALRESIARWCERRFGVPAGCVDPARHVLPVNGTREALFAFTQAVVNRSADALVISPNPFYQIYEGATLLAGAVPHYLACTAENDFNPDFDAVSADTWRRTQILFLCSPGNPTGALVPLETLKRLIALADEHDFVIAADECYSELYFDEAHPPAGLLTACAALGRDDFKRCVVFHSLSKRSNLPGLRSGFVAGDADILKAFLLYRTYHGCAMPVQTQLASLAAWSDEAHVQANRQMYREKFDAVLAILAPVMDVQRPDGGFYLWPKTPTDDQQFTRDLFTREHVTVVPGSYLSREVEGFSPGSGRVRMALVAPLADCVEAAERIRDFITAQ, from the coding sequence ATGAATGACGACCTGTCACTGCTGCAGCCCTATCCGTTCGAGAAACTTCGCGCCTTGCTCGCCGACGCGCAACCGCCAGCCGAGAAGCGTCCGATAGCGCTGTCGATTGGCGAACCGAAACACCCTTCGCCCGATTTCGTCGCCCAGGCGCTGGCCGCGAACCTCGACCAGCTCGCGGTGTACCCGTCGACGCTCGGGATTGCTGCACTGCGCGAGTCGATCGCCCGCTGGTGCGAGCGGCGATTCGGCGTGCCCGCCGGCTGCGTAGACCCGGCGCGCCATGTGCTGCCGGTCAATGGCACCCGCGAAGCGCTTTTCGCCTTCACCCAGGCTGTCGTCAACCGTAGCGCCGATGCGCTGGTGATCAGCCCCAATCCGTTCTACCAGATCTATGAAGGCGCGACGCTCCTGGCCGGCGCCGTACCGCATTACCTTGCCTGCACTGCCGAGAACGACTTCAACCCGGACTTCGATGCGGTCTCGGCCGATACCTGGCGCCGCACGCAGATCCTGTTCCTCTGCTCGCCAGGCAACCCCACCGGCGCGCTGGTGCCCCTCGAAACGCTCAAGCGCCTGATCGCGCTGGCGGACGAGCATGACTTTGTCATCGCGGCGGATGAATGCTACAGCGAGCTGTATTTCGATGAAGCGCACCCGCCAGCGGGACTGTTGACCGCCTGCGCTGCCCTGGGCCGCGATGATTTCAAGCGCTGCGTGGTCTTCCACAGCCTGTCCAAGCGATCGAACCTACCCGGCCTGCGCTCCGGATTCGTCGCCGGCGACGCCGATATCCTCAAGGCGTTTCTGCTCTACCGCACCTATCACGGCTGCGCCATGCCGGTGCAGACACAGCTGGCCAGCCTCGCCGCCTGGAGCGACGAAGCGCACGTCCAGGCCAACCGCCAGATGTACCGCGAAAAGTTCGATGCGGTGCTGGCCATACTCGCCCCGGTGATGGATGTGCAGCGTCCCGACGGCGGCTTCTACCTGTGGCCGAAGACACCCACCGATGATCAGCAATTCACACGCGACCTTTTCACCCGTGAACACGTGACGGTGGTGCCAGGGTCTTACCTGTCGCGGGAGGTAGAGGGTTTCAGCCCGGGTTCGGGCCGGGTTCGCATGGCGCTGGTGGCGCCGCTTGCCGATTGCGTCGAGGCAGCCGAGCGGATTCGCGACTTCATCACCGCGCAGTGA
- the wrbA gene encoding NAD(P)H:quinone oxidoreductase, giving the protein MNAPYILVLYYSRHGATTEMARQIARGVEQAGLEARLRTVPAVSSECEAVAPAIPEQGAVYATLDDLKHCSGLALGSPTRFGNMAAPLKYFLDGTSGLWLTGELVGKPAGVFTSTSSLHGGQETTLLSMLLPLLHHGMLVLGLPYSENALLETRGGGTPYGPSHHAGADSKRLLDEHEISLCRALGQRLAQTAKRLENDRG; this is encoded by the coding sequence ATGAATGCGCCCTATATCCTGGTGCTCTACTACAGCCGCCACGGCGCCACGACCGAGATGGCACGGCAGATTGCACGCGGCGTCGAGCAAGCCGGCCTCGAGGCGCGACTGCGCACCGTACCGGCGGTATCAAGCGAATGCGAAGCCGTGGCGCCTGCGATTCCGGAGCAAGGCGCGGTCTACGCAACGCTCGACGATCTGAAGCACTGCTCGGGTCTGGCGCTTGGCAGCCCGACCCGCTTCGGCAACATGGCCGCCCCGCTGAAATACTTCCTGGACGGCACAAGCGGGCTCTGGCTGACCGGCGAACTGGTCGGCAAACCCGCCGGCGTGTTTACCTCGACCTCAAGCCTGCATGGGGGCCAGGAAACCACGCTGCTGTCCATGCTGCTGCCCTTGCTGCACCACGGCATGCTGGTGCTCGGCCTGCCCTACAGCGAAAACGCCCTGCTCGAAACCCGCGGTGGCGGCACGCCCTACGGCCCCAGCCATCATGCTGGTGCGGATTCCAAGCGCCTGCTGGATGAGCACGAAATCAGCCTCTGTCGCGCGCTGGGCCAACGCCTCGCCCAAACCGCCAAGCGCCTGGAGAATGACCGTGGCTAG
- the arsC gene encoding arsenate reductase (glutaredoxin) (This arsenate reductase requires both glutathione and glutaredoxin to convert arsenate to arsenite, after which the efflux transporter formed by ArsA and ArsB can extrude the arsenite from the cell, providing resistance.) has translation MTELTLYHNPRCSKSRGALALLEARGMTPTVIRYLETPPSATELQQILARLGIGPRQLLRTGEKPYTSLNLADTTLSDAALIDAMVAHPELIERPILVAGEVAVIGRPPEKVLEILP, from the coding sequence ATGACCGAACTGACCCTCTATCACAATCCACGCTGCTCGAAATCCCGTGGCGCGCTGGCATTGCTCGAAGCACGGGGCATGACCCCCACCGTCATCCGCTACCTCGAGACACCGCCCTCTGCGACCGAGCTGCAACAGATCCTCGCCCGCCTGGGAATCGGGCCGCGTCAATTGCTGCGCACCGGCGAGAAGCCATACACAAGTCTCAACCTGGCCGACACCACGCTGAGCGACGCCGCTCTCATCGATGCGATGGTCGCTCATCCTGAATTGATCGAGCGGCCGATTCTGGTTGCAGGCGAGGTGGCGGTGATTGGCCGGCCGCCGGAGAAGGTGCTGGAGATTCTGCCATGA
- a CDS encoding DUF3108 domain-containing protein encodes MRRALLLALAVLTLPVQALELKPFSASYTADWKQVPVSGTAQRSLEKLDGDVWELDFEASMLVASLNERSTFKVEGETFVPQKYRLKRSGLGKGKAIKHDFDWATKQVIGEDRGDPVKLPLDRGLLDKSTYQIALQQAVAAGEKSMSYQVVDGDEIETYDFRVLGEEKVSTKAGQVDAIKVERVRDPTQSKRQTILWFATEWDYMLVRLHQVEKDGKEYQIMLKEGTVGGRTIKGN; translated from the coding sequence ATGCGTCGCGCTTTGCTGCTCGCTCTTGCCGTGCTGACCTTGCCGGTTCAGGCTCTGGAGCTCAAGCCCTTCTCCGCCAGCTACACCGCCGACTGGAAACAGGTGCCCGTCAGTGGCACCGCCCAGCGCAGCCTTGAAAAGCTCGACGGTGACGTCTGGGAGCTGGATTTCGAGGCCTCCATGCTGGTCGCCAGTCTCAATGAACGCAGCACCTTCAAGGTCGAGGGCGAAACCTTCGTACCGCAAAAATACCGCCTCAAGCGCAGCGGCCTGGGCAAAGGCAAAGCCATCAAGCATGACTTCGACTGGGCGACCAAGCAGGTTATCGGGGAAGATCGCGGCGACCCGGTCAAGTTGCCGCTCGACCGCGGCCTGCTGGATAAATCCACCTACCAGATCGCCCTCCAACAGGCCGTCGCAGCGGGCGAGAAGAGCATGAGCTATCAGGTCGTGGACGGGGACGAGATCGAAACCTATGACTTCCGTGTGCTGGGCGAGGAGAAGGTCAGCACCAAGGCCGGACAGGTCGATGCGATCAAGGTCGAGCGCGTACGCGACCCTACGCAGAGCAAGCGTCAGACGATCCTCTGGTTCGCCACCGAATGGGACTACATGCTGGTCCGCCTGCATCAGGTGGAAAAAGACGGCAAGGAATACCAGATCATGCTCAAGGAAGGCACCGTTGGCGGTAGAACCATAAAAGGCAACTGA
- a CDS encoding DUF2066 domain-containing protein produces MRLIPRMFALCCAIASAHSLAAPLSDLYKVREPVASQQPAEREEALRKAFDTLVLRLTGEAETGQAGVARLREDPQQLVSRYAYEDNAVVVNFDPATTERALRSAGLSLWGADRPSILTWWLTTSPEGSQLVGDAQEGSSVLRAAAQHRGLPLRLPLADLSEQLAATAETVSAKEPQALRDVSERYDADGLLAVVASPSGDAWEANWRLWLGDKQTQGKASGESRPAVADKVMLAVSTYLAPQYRVAPGETSEITLEVLGADVDRFAELDRLLEPFGARLQRVESDRLVYRLNASPEQLRAQLALARLQEVPADEFEAASPAAEAPADASDALPIDAQAPLEAPAQPAVQATPPAEQGELLRYRW; encoded by the coding sequence ATGCGCCTTATTCCCCGAATGTTTGCCCTGTGCTGTGCGATCGCGTCCGCCCATTCCCTGGCGGCACCGCTCAGCGACCTCTACAAGGTGCGTGAACCCGTCGCCAGCCAACAGCCGGCGGAGCGTGAAGAGGCGCTGCGCAAGGCGTTCGATACGCTGGTGCTGCGCCTCACGGGTGAAGCCGAGACGGGCCAGGCGGGCGTTGCGCGGTTGCGCGAGGATCCGCAGCAACTCGTCAGTCGGTACGCCTATGAAGACAACGCGGTGGTGGTGAACTTCGATCCTGCGACCACGGAGCGGGCGCTGCGATCGGCTGGTCTGTCGCTGTGGGGGGCCGATCGGCCGAGCATTCTCACCTGGTGGCTCACAACCTCGCCCGAGGGCTCGCAGCTCGTTGGTGATGCGCAGGAGGGCTCGTCCGTGTTGCGTGCCGCTGCTCAGCACCGCGGGTTGCCGTTGCGTTTGCCGTTGGCCGACCTGAGTGAGCAGCTGGCGGCCACTGCCGAGACGGTTTCGGCGAAGGAGCCTCAGGCACTGCGCGACGTCTCCGAGCGCTACGATGCCGATGGGCTGCTGGCTGTCGTGGCGAGCCCGTCGGGCGACGCCTGGGAGGCGAACTGGCGCCTCTGGCTTGGCGACAAGCAGACTCAGGGCAAGGCCAGCGGCGAGAGTCGGCCTGCCGTGGCCGACAAGGTGATGCTGGCCGTCAGCACATACCTCGCGCCGCAATACCGCGTGGCACCGGGCGAGACGTCGGAGATCACGCTCGAGGTGCTGGGCGCCGATGTCGATCGGTTCGCCGAGCTGGACCGCCTGCTCGAACCGTTCGGTGCGCGTTTGCAGCGGGTGGAGAGCGATCGGCTGGTGTATCGCCTCAATGCCAGTCCCGAGCAGTTGCGGGCACAGCTGGCGTTGGCGCGCCTGCAGGAAGTGCCGGCTGACGAATTCGAGGCGGCATCGCCGGCTGCCGAGGCGCCAGCCGATGCCAGCGATGCTCTGCCGATCGATGCGCAGGCGCCGCTCGAGGCGCCTGCGCAGCCTGCCGTCCAGGCGACGCCACCGGCCGAACAGGGCGAGTTGCTGCGCTATCGCTGGTAA
- a CDS encoding thioredoxin family protein: protein MPMNDTYTINAPSRAEVDALDGFTLLEFGTAWCGHCRAAQPLLGPAMAERDLRHLKIEDGPGRPLGRSFRVKLWPTLILMRQGVELARLVRPTSSQAIEDLLRQADDLSG, encoded by the coding sequence ATGCCCATGAACGACACTTACACGATCAACGCGCCCTCGCGAGCCGAAGTGGATGCGCTCGACGGTTTCACCCTGCTGGAATTCGGTACCGCCTGGTGCGGCCATTGCCGCGCCGCGCAGCCGCTGCTGGGCCCGGCAATGGCCGAGCGTGACCTGCGCCACTTGAAAATCGAGGACGGCCCGGGTCGCCCGCTGGGCCGTTCATTCCGCGTGAAGCTCTGGCCTACCCTGATCCTGATGCGCCAGGGAGTAGAACTGGCCCGCTTGGTGCGCCCCACCAGCAGCCAGGCCATCGAGGACCTGCTGCGCCAGGCCGACGACCTCTCGGGCTGA
- a CDS encoding virulence factor BrkB family protein, whose translation MQQRIKDFTEFGRFLVQRFLADRGPHSAAALTYTTLFAVVPMMTVTFAMLSAIPAFQGVGEQIQMYIFSNFIPSTGATIQQYLVAFTDQARQLTWFGVGFLMATALMMLLTIEKAFNVIWRVRQPRRGISSFLLYWAILSLGPLLLGAGFAMSTYITSLSLISGPDALIGARTVLKAMPLVLSIAAFTLIYAAVPNTRVPLRHAVVGGTFTAVLFEAAKQLFGLYVSYFPSYQLIYGAFAAVPLFLLWVYLSWMIVLFGAELVCGLSSSQQWRRRSIPRLLVMLGLLRVLYDSQLAGREVRLRDAHRSGWPLPEDEWDEIFEFFEREHLVCRTGSGWVLCRDLHHYSFDQLLRCNPWPLSGRQSLPEHLDEPWYPTLRQSFELLHREQANLFGGSVADWLQARRV comes from the coding sequence ATGCAGCAACGGATCAAGGATTTCACGGAGTTCGGTCGTTTCCTGGTGCAACGTTTCCTGGCGGACCGTGGCCCGCACAGCGCGGCTGCGTTGACCTACACCACGCTCTTCGCGGTGGTGCCGATGATGACGGTGACCTTCGCCATGCTTTCTGCGATCCCCGCGTTTCAGGGCGTCGGTGAACAGATCCAGATGTACATTTTCAGCAACTTTATCCCCTCCACTGGCGCGACCATTCAGCAGTACCTGGTGGCTTTCACCGATCAGGCCAGGCAGCTCACCTGGTTCGGCGTGGGATTCCTGATGGCGACGGCGCTGATGATGCTGCTGACCATCGAAAAGGCTTTCAACGTGATCTGGAGGGTGCGCCAGCCGCGCCGCGGGATTTCCAGCTTCCTGCTGTACTGGGCGATCCTCAGCCTCGGCCCGCTGTTGCTGGGTGCCGGTTTCGCCATGAGCACGTACATCACGTCCCTGTCGCTGATTTCGGGCCCCGACGCGTTGATTGGCGCCCGCACCGTGCTCAAGGCGATGCCGCTGGTGCTCAGCATCGCGGCGTTCACGCTGATCTATGCCGCCGTACCGAATACGCGCGTGCCGCTGCGTCACGCAGTGGTCGGCGGCACCTTCACTGCGGTGCTGTTCGAGGCGGCCAAGCAGCTGTTCGGCTTGTATGTCAGTTACTTCCCCAGCTACCAATTGATCTACGGGGCGTTCGCGGCGGTGCCGCTGTTTCTGCTCTGGGTCTATCTGTCCTGGATGATCGTCCTGTTCGGTGCGGAGCTGGTATGCGGGCTGTCTTCGTCGCAGCAATGGCGGCGCCGCTCGATCCCGCGTTTGCTGGTCATGCTGGGGCTGCTGCGCGTGCTCTACGACAGCCAGCTGGCCGGACGTGAGGTGCGCCTGCGCGATGCCCATCGAAGCGGCTGGCCGCTACCGGAGGATGAATGGGACGAAATCTTCGAGTTTTTCGAGCGCGAGCATCTCGTTTGCCGGACCGGGTCCGGTTGGGTGCTGTGCCGCGACCTTCATCATTACAGCTTCGATCAGTTGCTGCGCTGCAATCCGTGGCCGCTTTCGGGCAGACAGTCGCTGCCCGAGCATCTGGATGAACCCTGGTATCCGACGCTGCGCCAGTCCTTCGAGTTGCTCCACAGGGAACAGGCGAACCTGTTCGGTGGCAGTGTCGCTGACTGGTTGCAGGCGCGGCGTGTATGA
- the hda gene encoding DnaA regulatory inactivator Hda produces the protein MKPIQLPLGIRLRDDATFANFYPGANAAALGYVERICSPEAGWSDELVYLWGNTGVGRSHLLQAACLRVEQRGELAVYLPLADVAEYGPALLDNLEQSELVCLDDLDAVAGDPVWEEALFHLFNRLRDGGRRLLLAADASPREIAVQLADLKSRLSLSLVFQLQALSDEDKLRALQLRASRRGLNLPDDVGRFILTRGARSMSALFELLDRLDQASLQAQRKLTIPFLKETLGW, from the coding sequence ATGAAACCCATCCAGCTTCCTTTGGGCATCCGCCTTCGCGACGATGCCACCTTTGCCAACTTCTACCCCGGCGCCAACGCTGCCGCGCTGGGTTATGTCGAGCGTATCTGTTCGCCAGAGGCCGGTTGGTCCGATGAGTTGGTCTATCTGTGGGGCAATACGGGCGTGGGTCGCAGCCATCTGTTGCAGGCGGCCTGTCTGCGTGTCGAGCAGCGAGGCGAGCTGGCGGTCTATCTGCCGCTGGCCGATGTGGCTGAATATGGCCCGGCGCTGCTGGACAATCTTGAACAGAGTGAGCTGGTATGCCTGGACGATCTGGATGCCGTGGCCGGTGACCCCGTCTGGGAGGAAGCGCTCTTCCACCTGTTCAACCGGCTGCGTGACGGTGGTCGGCGGCTGTTGCTGGCCGCGGATGCCTCTCCGCGGGAAATCGCTGTGCAACTGGCGGACCTCAAGTCCCGTCTGAGCCTTTCGCTGGTGTTTCAACTGCAGGCGCTGTCCGATGAGGACAAGCTGCGCGCGTTGCAGCTTCGCGCCTCTCGCCGCGGCCTGAACCTGCCAGACGATGTTGGACGCTTCATCCTCACCCGTGGCGCGCGTAGCATGAGTGCGCTGTTCGAGTTGCTGGACCGGCTCGATCAGGCTTCGTTGCAGGCACAGCGCAAGCTCACTATTCCCTTTCTCAAGGAAACGCTCGGCTGGTAG
- the purN gene encoding phosphoribosylglycinamide formyltransferase, protein MSEPSNVVVLISGSGSNLQALIDSLGEDNPVRISAVVSNRAEAFGLQRAQAAGIATHVVVHKDFADREAFDAALMSIIDTYQPQLVVLAGFMRILTPAFVRHYQGRLLNIHPSLLPKHKGLDTHRRALEAGDREHGCSVHFVTEELDGGPVAVQATFTIEAGDRIDTLTERVHAAEHMIYPLAVRWFAEGRLRLGEQGAMLDDKPLPATGHLLRI, encoded by the coding sequence ATGAGCGAACCCAGCAACGTCGTGGTGCTGATTTCAGGGTCTGGCAGCAACCTGCAGGCCCTGATCGACAGCCTGGGTGAAGACAATCCAGTACGCATCAGCGCGGTTGTTTCGAATCGTGCCGAAGCGTTCGGCCTGCAGCGTGCGCAAGCCGCCGGGATCGCCACCCACGTGGTGGTGCACAAGGATTTCGCCGATCGCGAAGCCTTCGATGCGGCATTGATGTCGATCATCGACACCTACCAGCCGCAACTGGTCGTGCTGGCCGGCTTCATGCGCATACTGACGCCGGCCTTCGTGCGTCATTACCAGGGCCGCCTGCTCAACATTCACCCGTCCCTGCTACCGAAACACAAAGGGCTCGATACCCATCGCCGCGCACTGGAAGCCGGTGATCGCGAGCACGGTTGCAGCGTGCATTTCGTCACCGAAGAACTCGATGGTGGCCCCGTGGCGGTACAGGCCACCTTCACCATCGAAGCCGGCGACCGCATCGACACACTGACCGAACGGGTGCATGCCGCCGAACACATGATTTATCCACTGGCGGTTCGCTGGTTTGCCGAGGGCCGCTTGCGCCTTGGCGAGCAAGGCGCGATGCTGGACGACAAACCGCTGCCGGCTACCGGCCATCTGTTACGAATCTAG
- a CDS encoding DUF2069 domain-containing protein — protein MARTPKPLPSLEWLAPRVKVSRSLSLASFIGLGVLLIVWNLVFADLHGARTWVVVGIQLIPLLLIAPGMIAGSPRAHAWTCFIVNLYFIQGVLAAIDPARMVYGWLEAIISLTLFVSALLYTRWAYQYERKAAGES, from the coding sequence GTGGCTAGAACACCCAAACCCCTGCCGTCCCTTGAATGGCTGGCACCGCGGGTGAAAGTCAGCCGATCGCTCAGCCTGGCCAGCTTCATCGGCCTCGGCGTACTGCTGATCGTCTGGAATCTGGTGTTCGCCGATCTGCACGGCGCGCGAACCTGGGTCGTGGTCGGCATTCAGCTGATTCCACTGTTGCTGATCGCGCCAGGCATGATTGCCGGCAGTCCCCGGGCCCACGCCTGGACCTGCTTCATCGTCAATCTTTACTTCATCCAGGGCGTGCTCGCCGCCATCGATCCGGCCCGGATGGTGTACGGCTGGCTGGAGGCGATCATCAGCCTGACGCTATTCGTCAGCGCACTGCTTTACACGCGCTGGGCTTACCAGTACGAGCGCAAGGCCGCAGGCGAGAGCTGA
- a CDS encoding AI-2E family transporter: MTITHTNRWLWLAVLLFLGWLVYQLSPILSPFLVGILLAYLGDPLVDRLERWSLSRTWGVILVFALFILLCLLLLLVLVPMLGKQLMHLYQLAPQGLDWLQVTALPWVQMQFGLDDDFWRFDQLKSAFSANLGSTKDVVAVILSQATASSIALLAWLANLLLVPVVCFYLLRDWDLIMAKLRSLLPRRREETVMALMRECHEVIGAFLRGQLLVMLALAVVYSVGLMLVGVELGLLIGVLAGLASIVPYMGFVVGIGAAVVAVLFQFGLQPYPLLGVAAVFTVGQMLEGMLLTPLLVGDRIGLHPVAVIFAVLAGGQLFGFTGVLLALPVAAVIMVLLRHVHDLYKLSDLYAEPPVDPQRQP, from the coding sequence ATGACGATCACACACACCAACCGCTGGCTATGGCTGGCGGTGCTACTGTTTCTTGGCTGGCTGGTCTATCAGCTTTCGCCGATTCTTTCGCCGTTTCTGGTGGGTATTCTGCTGGCTTATCTGGGTGATCCGCTGGTTGACCGGCTGGAGCGCTGGAGTCTGTCGCGTACCTGGGGTGTGATCCTGGTTTTTGCGCTGTTCATTCTGCTGTGCCTGTTGTTGTTGCTGGTGCTGGTGCCGATGCTTGGCAAGCAACTGATGCACCTGTACCAGTTGGCGCCGCAGGGGCTCGACTGGTTGCAGGTGACCGCGCTGCCCTGGGTGCAGATGCAGTTTGGACTGGACGATGATTTCTGGCGCTTCGATCAACTCAAGAGCGCGTTCTCGGCCAACCTGGGCAGTACCAAGGATGTGGTGGCAGTCATTCTCAGTCAGGCGACGGCTTCCAGCATCGCACTGCTGGCCTGGCTGGCCAACCTGCTGCTGGTGCCTGTGGTGTGCTTCTATCTGCTGCGCGACTGGGACCTGATCATGGCGAAGCTGCGATCATTACTGCCGCGGCGGCGGGAGGAAACCGTCATGGCGCTGATGCGTGAATGCCACGAGGTGATCGGCGCCTTTCTCCGCGGCCAGCTGTTGGTGATGCTGGCCCTGGCGGTGGTCTATTCCGTCGGGCTGATGCTGGTCGGCGTCGAGCTGGGACTGTTGATCGGCGTGCTGGCGGGTCTTGCCAGCATCGTGCCGTATATGGGGTTTGTGGTCGGCATAGGCGCGGCAGTCGTCGCCGTCCTGTTCCAGTTCGGGCTGCAGCCCTATCCGCTGCTGGGTGTCGCTGCGGTGTTCACGGTCGGCCAGATGCTCGAAGGCATGCTGTTGACCCCGCTCCTGGTGGGAGACCGGATCGGTCTGCATCCGGTTGCGGTGATTTTCGCGGTGCTGGCCGGCGGGCAGTTGTTCGGGTTTACCGGCGTGCTACTGGCGTTGCCGGTGGCTGCCGTGATCATGGTTCTGCTGCGTCACGTGCATGATCTCTATAAACTCTCTGACCTCTATGCAGAACCGCCGGTCGACCCGCAGCGCCAACCATGA
- the purM gene encoding phosphoribosylformylglycinamidine cyclo-ligase has protein sequence MSKQPSISYKDAGVDIDAGEALVERIKGVAKRTARPEVMGGLGGFGALCEIPAGYRQPVLVSGTDGVGTKLRLALNLNKHDSIGQDLVAMCVNDLVVCGAEPLFFLDYYATGKLNVDIAATVVTGIGAGCELAGCSLVGGETAEMPGMYEGEDYDLAGFCVGVVEKSEIIDGSTVAAGDALIALPSSGPHSNGYSLIRKIIEVAGADIENTQLDGKPLTELLMAPTRIYVKPLLKLIKETGAVKAMAHITGGGLLDNIPRVLPEDSQAVIDVSSWQRPAVFDWLQQQGNVDEHEMHRVLNCGVGMVICVAQAQVEAVLDNLRDAGEAPWVIGQIASAGGAADRVVLNNLKSH, from the coding sequence ATGAGCAAGCAACCCTCCATCAGCTACAAGGACGCCGGTGTCGACATCGATGCAGGCGAAGCGCTGGTCGAACGCATCAAGGGCGTGGCCAAGCGCACTGCACGTCCTGAAGTCATGGGCGGTCTGGGCGGCTTCGGCGCGCTCTGCGAAATTCCAGCCGGCTACAGGCAACCGGTGCTGGTATCCGGTACCGATGGCGTGGGCACCAAACTGCGGCTTGCCCTGAACCTGAACAAGCACGACAGCATCGGCCAGGACCTGGTGGCCATGTGCGTCAACGACCTCGTGGTCTGTGGCGCCGAGCCGCTGTTCTTCCTGGACTACTACGCCACCGGCAAGCTCAACGTCGATATCGCCGCCACCGTGGTGACCGGTATCGGCGCCGGCTGCGAACTGGCCGGCTGCTCGCTGGTGGGCGGTGAAACCGCCGAGATGCCGGGCATGTATGAAGGCGAAGACTACGATCTGGCCGGCTTCTGCGTCGGCGTGGTTGAAAAGAGCGAAATCATCGATGGCTCGACAGTCGCCGCTGGCGACGCGCTGATCGCCCTGCCCTCCTCCGGACCGCACTCCAACGGCTATTCACTGATCCGCAAGATCATCGAAGTGGCGGGTGCCGATATCGAGAACACCCAACTCGACGGCAAGCCACTGACCGAGCTGCTGATGGCGCCGACCCGCATTTATGTCAAGCCGCTGCTCAAGCTGATCAAGGAGACCGGTGCGGTCAAGGCGATGGCGCATATCACTGGCGGTGGCCTGCTGGACAACATCCCGCGCGTGCTGCCCGAAGACAGCCAGGCGGTCATCGATGTCTCCAGCTGGCAGCGTCCAGCGGTGTTCGACTGGCTCCAGCAGCAGGGCAACGTCGACGAGCATGAAATGCACCGGGTACTCAATTGCGGCGTCGGCATGGTCATCTGCGTCGCCCAGGCGCAGGTCGAGGCCGTTCTCGACAACCTGCGCGACGCGGGAGAAGCTCCCTGGGTGATCGGCCAGATCGCGTCGGCGGGCGGAGCGGCCGACCGCGTCGTGCTGAACAACCTGAAAAGCCATTGA